actattcatgagtcctactatactatttcagctaacttttacctttatctatagtattctcggtaaaaagttttcaattttaacaaaataagcggatcccaaacagaccatatatttgagattgaaaatgttttacacttGAAGGCCTAAAACATTTTCATCCTCTAGCGAACAGAAACCTACAAAAATGACAAGAATCTCCCAAAAATACTCACAATGCCCCTTAAAACCTAGGAAATGACTATAAATGACTCATGGTTTTCTAGTACTGGACCTACCATGAGCTTTCCTCTTTTACTCATTTTGACATGTGGAGTAGTATTATAATCagtttgatatttaattttgaattcgagaaataaaataataataaaaacttctcAAAACTTCTAAgtaattgaaatatatatactataaaatgattaaaataagcCTAAAAGCTCTAAAATGACCTATATACTTTCAAAATAtctaatataattaaaatttcctATAAAACTACTAAAATATCTAAACTACCCCTAGAAACCATCAAAAGGTTGCAAATGCTCCCTGAAACCTTCTAGATGATCACGGTATGACTCGAAAGTCACACAAAAgttaatttcaagttttattttggagGTTTCAAATGTTTGTAATTATGCGCATGTGAATGTGTAAGTTTAgaaattaatagtttttatttttattttttttgtggtttctatacactttttattttattttattgttcttattagtgtaattttcaattgttttgttttgcttgtgcttgattttagggtttttttttatttttttttttataggagattaatttttaggttgattttgttgttctgtattaatattttaaaacggtaaataattttttttatctcataatatatatatatatatatatataagagaaattGTGTGaattttcatacaaattaaatactaaaaaaaattgttttcaaaacattttgaagacaattttttcttaaaaatgtttGAAAACGCTTTCGATGGACAACATTTtcaagttaaaaatattttactccaaaataaattgaaaagtGTTGTTTGTAATGGAAaattttcgttttttttttttgttttggacacCACATAataaaacttctcttttttttcaatattttcaacaaataagcaCTGACAACCCATATCGAAATAGTATGTCTCTAATAAGATACCAACACAGCAGGGTGGTCTAATGCCTAGACCTTGGCCAACAAGAGACTTTGGTCTTCGATTCGAGTCCTCTTGATTCCCACTAATAAGCACGTTGATACCTATCTTGctacccatcccctcctttttttttcttttttcttttttttttttgttctctctaaaaagaaaaagaaaagtccCTAAGAAGATAAATACATAGTACATGCATGCGTTTCACGTATACTACTACTATTTTTCTCCAGGTGGTCTGCCATAACTGCGCACTTGCCAAAGAGAACAGACAACGAGGTCAAGAATTACTGGAACACACATCTAAAGAAAGGGTTAGCCATGATTGGTATTGACCCAGTGactcacaagccaacaagcacCATCCTTGGCTCGGCCAATGGTGACACTAAGAACGCATTAAATCTTAGCCACATGGCTCAGTGGGAGAGTGCTCGTCTTCAGGCCGAAGCTAGACTAGCTAAAGAGTCACAGCTACGCCAACATGAGCCAGGTGATACGACTAACGCACTTGCACCACCACTTTGCCTTGACGTAGTAAAAACATGGCAGAGCCTAATGTTAAATTCCATACAAGGTGGTCTTCACAATGGTTCTTTTGGTCTTGGTTTGGGTGACAATGGTGGTGATCTTGAGTCTCCGACATCCACATTGAGCTTCTCAAACAGTGCACAAGCAGCAGTGTCAACTGTGGTATCATCATCAGATTTTAATGGAGTTTTAGGTGCTGATCATATGAATGAAGTATACACCACGCAGCAACACAATATCGCTCTTGATGTTGGAGATGTGCCTATTACCATTCAGGCTTCTGATAATGGAGATGGGAATTTCATTGAAGGGATTGCAAATAATCTACTTTTCAATAATCTTGATATGCATAGTTTATCTACCTTCAGCACAATTACAAGTACTACTAGCACTGGCAATGGTGAGGTACATGAAATGACCTAGAATTATTGGAAtaatattcttaattttgtaggttaattatatatatggacTGTCAAGTACCGGTGTTTTAATTTGTATGTGCAAGAGAACCTAGTGTTTAGGACTAGACTAGTGTATTGTAGTCAGTAATTGCCTTAGCCATGCAAGGCTATAGGCTTTAAACCCCACCCCTGAATTTCAGTTTCTCCGTTTAAATTAGAAATGTTGTTCACCTATCATATATGTCTTTTTTTAGAGTAAGaataataaacttttttacCAATTGATGATGCGGTGAAtaattattagtaagtaaaagaGTAATATAAGTAATGAATCTCGATGAAaactaattgaaaattttcatttcaacaatttataaaactgttgtgaaaatgtttgtGATTAGCATTACTAGCtcatttattaataaacatTTAGATACGATGATAATTTATCATAGTAACAAAAtaagtgattaaaaaaatttgattaaataattCACCCTAAATAGTTATGAATATCgcttcttttactttttcttcaaAGGGGTAATGTATCCTCTCCCTTGTCATGAATGACTGAATGTATCttaatttcttttactttttgttcAAAGGAGAGTGTATTTCCACATCTTCTAAGCCAGCTAAATACACAGTTATGATAttcagcacaaaaaaaaaaaaaaagtatatatatggACTAGACTTATAAATCGCCCAACATGCAGTGTCGTGATATTCCAAAGCTGGTTTATGATCCCCTCTTGCAGAGCATCAGCGCAGACTTTCGTTCGA
The Quercus lobata isolate SW786 chromosome 10, ValleyOak3.0 Primary Assembly, whole genome shotgun sequence DNA segment above includes these coding regions:
- the LOC115965276 gene encoding transcription factor MYB106-like, whose protein sequence is MGRTPYCDADGLKKGLWTPEEDQKLLTYIQQHGHRCWRSLPKKAGLQRCGKSCRLRWNNYLKPGIKRGRFSLQEDKTIIQLHALLGNKWSAITAHLPKRTDNEVKNYWNTHLKKGLAMIGIDPVTHKPTSTILGSANGDTKNALNLSHMAQWESARLQAEARLAKESQLRQHEPGDTTNALAPPLCLDVVKTWQSLMLNSIQGGLHNGSFGLGLGDNGGDLESPTSTLSFSNSAQAAVSTVVSSSDFNGVLGADHMNEVYTTQQHNIALDVGDVPITIQASDNGDGNFIEGIANNLLFNNLDMHSLSTFSTITSTTSTGNGEVHEMT